CGTCTCCCGGACTCTCCTCGTCCCAGTAGTCGATGATGCCGACGATGGTGAGGTCGCTCGGGTAGTCCTTGTGGCCGGCGGCTTCGCGTGCCGCCGAGCTGCCCACGGCGATCACCCAGTCGCCGGGCTTGCAGCCGACGGGGTCGACCGCCACCTGCTTGCCTCCCTTCTGGTCCTGGACAACCAGGAGCCGGTGGAGTTCGAGGCCGCTGATGCGGGCGGTGGCGACCAGCGTGCCTTCGACGCAGAAGATCTTCATCGCCGTGCCTCCTTCGTTCGCGCTCCGGGTGGGCACGAGCCCGGCGGGGCGTCGCCCTCGGCCTCGACCACCTCCAGGCGCGACCTGTCTCGCGTTCGCACGACCCCTTGGGTGACGAGGCCAGCGGGGCCGGCCGCACCCGCATACCGGGCCTCGATCGCCGCGGCAAGGCGGCGAGCACGTGCGTGCGCCCTGGCGCTGGCGCCCGGGATGCGCTCGTCGTAGGCGACGTGCACGAGCACCGGCACCCCAACCCCGTGCGGCGCGTTCATACTCGCGAGCACCCGGATGCCGATGTCGAGGTCGGCGGCGCCTTCCTCGAGGGTGCTCATCTGCGCCTGGAAAGTGAGGTTGCGCAGCTGAACGTCGTCCATCGCGTCGCCGGCAACGATCAGCTTCTCGCCGTGGCCGGAATCCGCGTACCTTCCGCCGCTCCAGCCGAGCACCGCGTCGACCTCTCCGATGTTGTTCTTCAGCAGGTAGCCGCACAGCCAGCGCATGCCCTCGGTCGCGGCGTCGGCCGCGTCCACGCCGGCGCAGTCGGCGACCGCGTGGCGGATGAACTCCTTGGCGGCCTCGCGCTCGAGGCTCGCCGTCTGCTCGTAGAGCGTGGCGCTGGAGACGAAGCGGTCCACGTCGGTCCGACCGGCGGCATCGGGAACGTGGACGCGGATGGCGTCGGTGTCCGTGTCCACCCCGACGAGCAGCGTGGCCACGCTCGCCGCGCAGCACTGGGTGGACTCGACCGCACCCTCGAGCTCCTGGAGCCGCGCCAACAGTGCGGTCGCGGCGCGCTCGTCGTCACTGTCGAACGCGGCACAGCCCTCGTGGCGTGGGTCGACGCTGCTGAAGTGGTAGAGCCCGATCTTCAGGTAGCGCGTGGGCTCGCTGGCGTCGTTCGGCCAGCCCTCGCGCCAGCGTCGCAGCTCCACCGCTTCCCAGCGGTGCAGCGCGTCCTCGACGTCGAACATCGCGCCGACATACGCGTCCCGCCACACGACGACCGCGGGCGGCACCCGCAGGATGAAATCCACCGCCCCGGCGAGGCGCCCGTCAGCGCAGGCGGTGATGTCGACCGCGTGGAAGCCGAAACGCCGGATCAACACCTCGGCGCTCT
The Egibacteraceae bacterium genome window above contains:
- a CDS encoding carboxysome peptide B translates to MKIFCVEGTLVATARISGLELHRLLVVQDQKGGKQVAVDPVGCKPGDWVIAVGSSAAREAAGHKDYPSDLTIVGIIDYWDEESPGDEEAEETQLHAVESAASSAAGGRRR
- a CDS encoding carboxysome shell carbonic anhydrase, which produces MKSLLQPDGRCRAPWDQAAAWPRSSAVATVTSSPGQPVRNGAYGLTLPAGEHPLAEPALTAALKQRAEEIAAAFALIEPVLRRLAPRQFDDGFPEQAHRELADSLRVDIPAAELESSWSTPLDLGRIHARCVLGTFRNLVEREFDRNLARLLDEGESAEVLIRRFGFHAVDITACADGRLAGAVDFILRVPPAVVVWRDAYVGAMFDVEDALHRWEAVELRRWREGWPNDASEPTRYLKIGLYHFSSVDPRHEGCAAFDSDDERAATALLARLQELEGAVESTQCCAASVATLLVGVDTDTDAIRVHVPDAAGRTDVDRFVSSATLYEQTASLEREAAKEFIRHAVADCAGVDAADAATEGMRWLCGYLLKNNIGEVDAVLGWSGGRYADSGHGEKLIVAGDAMDDVQLRNLTFQAQMSTLEEGAADLDIGIRVLASMNAPHGVGVPVLVHVAYDERIPGASARAHARARRLAAAIEARYAGAAGPAGLVTQGVVRTRDRSRLEVVEAEGDAPPGSCPPGARTKEARR